In a genomic window of Chryseobacterium sp. G0162:
- a CDS encoding DUF3060 domain-containing protein, translated as MKSIKTAGILAILLLGTGTAFSQSRKTESTKGVEQSNGKIIQVDGVGHTLNYTLNGGNVEVSGGDNTVTVKGSARKVSVSGTGNKIYIDKVDNVTIEGGNNTVYYRSSGTKSGKPNTSLTGVENKVVKQ; from the coding sequence ATGAAAAGTATTAAAACAGCAGGTATTCTAGCGATTCTGTTACTCGGAACAGGCACTGCATTTTCTCAATCCAGAAAAACGGAATCTACAAAAGGTGTAGAACAGTCTAATGGTAAAATAATACAGGTAGACGGTGTAGGTCATACTCTTAATTATACCCTAAACGGGGGAAATGTTGAGGTTTCAGGAGGCGATAATACGGTAACCGTTAAAGGAAGTGCAAGAAAAGTTTCGGTCTCAGGAACCGGTAACAAAATATACATTGATAAAGTGGATAACGTTACTATAGAAGGTGGTAATAATACAGTTTACTATAGAAGTTCAGGAACAAAATCAGGAAAACCTAATACTTCTCTTACAGGAGTAGAAAATAAGGTGGTAAAACAATAA
- a CDS encoding HYC_CC_PP family protein: protein MKRVFHILFILLYIVVSSGFTTSKHVCKGNASEVHVGLKKLSDLDCPKCSTNKEKNHSKCCKLEVKKICKEDNLPHSYKNSPVKFLSASIPYYNLGAVFDLSLAIDPENHTFYFDPSQYHLNYPSLFILHCVYRI from the coding sequence ATGAAAAGAGTCTTTCACATACTGTTTATCCTCCTATACATTGTAGTTTCTTCAGGGTTTACTACCAGTAAGCATGTATGTAAAGGGAATGCAAGTGAGGTACATGTAGGCTTGAAAAAGCTCTCAGATTTAGACTGTCCGAAATGCAGTACCAATAAAGAAAAAAATCATAGTAAATGTTGTAAACTGGAAGTAAAAAAGATCTGCAAAGAAGATAATCTTCCTCATTCTTACAAAAACTCGCCGGTTAAGTTTTTATCAGCATCTATTCCCTATTATAATCTGGGAGCTGTATTTGATCTTTCATTAGCTATTGATCCGGAAAACCATACTTTTTATTTTGATCCTTCACAATACCATCTTAACTACCCTTCCCTTTTCATTCTTCACTGTGTTTATAGAATTTAG
- a CDS encoding Mrp/NBP35 family ATP-binding protein: MLTKEKVQEFLKEIEVEDLVNNLQIMGNDVYIDMTAHSPAMHEKKKLEAAMKQAFASEFGEEVHLKLKIVSPEPSEIQQSQIKGKQIPGIQNIIAIASGKGGVGKSTVSANMAVTLAKMGFKVGLLDADIYGPSVPTMFDTEGEKPISVEVNGKNLMKPVENYGVKMLSIGYFSGANQAVVWRGPMASKALNQMIRDAAWGELDFLLIDLPPGTGDIHLSIIQEVPVTGAVIVSTPQHVALADVRKGIAMFQMESINIPVLGLIENMAYFTPEELPDNKYYIFGNQGAQYLAEDLGIPVLGEIPLIQSIREAGDVGRPAALQEGSKIADIYTETARKMVESLVERNKNLPPTEAVKISTMAGCSPKAK, from the coding sequence ATGTTGACGAAAGAAAAGGTTCAGGAATTCCTTAAAGAAATAGAAGTAGAAGACTTGGTGAATAATCTTCAGATTATGGGTAATGATGTTTATATTGACATGACGGCTCATTCACCTGCAATGCATGAAAAGAAAAAGCTGGAAGCTGCCATGAAGCAGGCTTTTGCGAGTGAGTTTGGAGAAGAGGTTCATTTAAAACTTAAAATCGTTTCTCCGGAACCTAGTGAAATTCAGCAAAGTCAGATCAAAGGAAAACAAATTCCAGGAATTCAAAATATTATCGCTATTGCTTCCGGAAAAGGAGGAGTAGGGAAGTCTACTGTTTCTGCAAATATGGCAGTTACTTTAGCTAAAATGGGCTTTAAAGTAGGTTTATTGGATGCTGATATCTACGGACCATCAGTTCCTACCATGTTTGATACAGAAGGAGAAAAACCAATTTCTGTGGAAGTGAATGGAAAAAACCTGATGAAACCTGTTGAAAATTATGGGGTAAAAATGCTTTCCATAGGATATTTCTCAGGGGCAAACCAGGCAGTAGTATGGAGAGGTCCTATGGCTTCAAAGGCATTAAACCAGATGATCAGAGATGCTGCATGGGGAGAATTGGATTTCTTATTGATTGACCTTCCTCCGGGAACAGGTGACATTCACTTATCTATCATCCAGGAAGTTCCTGTAACAGGAGCAGTGATTGTAAGTACACCTCAGCACGTTGCTTTGGCAGACGTAAGAAAAGGGATTGCGATGTTCCAAATGGAAAGCATCAATATTCCGGTTCTTGGATTAATCGAAAATATGGCGTACTTTACACCGGAAGAACTTCCTGACAATAAATATTATATCTTTGGAAACCAGGGAGCACAATATTTGGCTGAAGATCTTGGAATTCCGGTATTAGGAGAAATTCCATTGATTCAAAGTATCAGAGAAGCGGGAGATGTGGGAAGACCGGCAGCCCTTCAGGAAGGGTCTAAAATTGCAGACATCTACACTGAAACGGCAAGAAAAATGGTAGAAAGCCTTGTAGAGAGAAATAAAAACCTTCCTCCAACGGAGGCTGTGAAGATTTCCACAATGGCAGGTTGCTCTCCAAAAGCAAAATAA
- a CDS encoding efflux RND transporter permease subunit — protein sequence MNLIKFALRRPISVMVLVLGLLFFGIKAAKEVKVDILPEMNLPVVYVAHSFNGYTPQQMEGYFTKMYVNMLLFTNGIKSIESKNTQGLTLMKVNFYEGTNMGEAIAQINALSTRSQVFLPPGAPPPFIIRFDSSSQPVGQLVFRSNTKNNNELQDIANFNARPFLIAIPGLTTAPPFGGSPRTIEVNVDPIKLRAHQLSPEQIVEAISRNNITSPSGNVYIGETNYLTPTNNTVKKVEELGDIPLFKGTADNVYVKDVATVKDGADIATGYALIDGKRSVYINIAKASNASTLEVVNKLKESLPKIQRNMPDDVEISYEFDQSVYISNALKSLAVEGILGALLTGLMVMLFLNDRRAALIVIMTIPISIISGVLFLKLFGQSINIMSLSGLALAIGILVDESTVTIENIHQHFAMGKTRAHAIWDACKEIAFPKLLIMLCILAVFAPAFMMSGIPGSLFMPLAMAIGFSMIVSFILSQTFVPVMANWMMKHDPKTCEHHKSDWFTRFRDRFTVFLSSLMKRRKIIVSVSLVAVLGIGIGLYQITGKDVLPSVNSRQFQVRIKAAEGTRIEVTEIKVKKFLEHLKHKVGKDNIAISSVFIGQHPSTFAVSPIYLYNAGPHEALMQVALKEFKGNSDELKDELRKYYKEKMPDIQISFEPIELTEKILSQGTNNPVEIRISGMMKKMNRMYAEKLLTKIKEIEYMRDQQIPQSMNYPALQINIDRVKAAQLGLDAQDIAKSLVTATASTRYTNKNFWVGGMMGIAYDVQVQTPQNILNSKEELANIPLSKNSDRPVLGDVASITSTKELGESYNLGTMGYTTVTANIHKKDLEQASQDVQKAIESLGELPKGINIEVSGMAPVLNETMNSLSSGLLIAAAVIFLMLAATFQSFRVSLVILTTVPFVIVGSLTLLKITGSTLNLQSYMGLIMSVGVSIANAVLLISNAETIRKSTGNALDAGIEAAKLRIRPIIMTTLAMAAGMLPMAIGFGEGGDQVSPLGRAVIGGLIFSTFSVLIILPLVFGWIQKNASIISPSLDPEDEESIHYYNSNP from the coding sequence ATGAATCTTATAAAGTTTGCATTACGCAGACCAATATCTGTAATGGTATTGGTATTGGGGCTGTTGTTTTTCGGAATCAAAGCTGCCAAAGAAGTAAAAGTAGATATTCTCCCTGAAATGAATCTTCCTGTAGTGTATGTTGCCCATTCCTTTAATGGGTATACTCCACAGCAGATGGAAGGATATTTTACCAAAATGTATGTCAATATGCTTTTATTTACCAATGGTATTAAAAGTATTGAATCTAAAAATACCCAGGGACTCACCCTCATGAAAGTTAATTTCTATGAAGGCACCAATATGGGGGAAGCTATAGCACAGATCAATGCGCTTTCTACCCGTTCACAGGTATTTTTGCCACCCGGTGCTCCACCACCTTTTATTATCCGTTTTGATTCTTCATCACAACCGGTAGGACAACTTGTGTTCAGGAGTAATACAAAAAACAATAATGAACTACAAGATATTGCCAATTTTAATGCCCGTCCTTTTCTTATTGCCATTCCCGGGCTTACCACTGCTCCGCCGTTTGGAGGAAGTCCGCGTACGATTGAGGTAAATGTAGATCCCATCAAACTGCGCGCACATCAATTATCTCCGGAGCAGATAGTAGAAGCCATCAGCAGAAATAATATTACTTCACCATCAGGGAATGTTTATATCGGCGAAACCAATTATCTGACGCCTACCAACAATACCGTAAAAAAAGTTGAAGAACTTGGAGATATTCCTCTGTTCAAAGGCACGGCAGACAATGTTTACGTCAAAGATGTGGCTACTGTTAAAGATGGAGCAGATATTGCCACCGGATATGCTTTGATCGACGGAAAACGTTCCGTATACATCAATATTGCGAAAGCCAGCAATGCATCTACATTGGAGGTTGTAAATAAACTGAAAGAATCCCTACCTAAAATCCAGCGGAATATGCCGGATGATGTAGAAATTTCCTATGAATTCGATCAGTCTGTATATATTTCAAATGCCTTGAAAAGTTTAGCGGTTGAAGGGATTTTAGGAGCTTTGCTTACCGGATTGATGGTAATGCTTTTCCTTAATGACCGCAGAGCGGCATTGATCGTTATTATGACCATTCCCATTTCGATTATTTCCGGAGTACTATTCCTGAAATTATTCGGACAATCCATTAATATTATGTCTTTATCCGGGCTCGCTCTCGCGATAGGAATATTAGTGGATGAAAGTACCGTCACTATCGAAAATATCCACCAGCATTTTGCTATGGGAAAAACCCGCGCACATGCTATTTGGGATGCCTGTAAAGAAATTGCATTTCCAAAATTGCTCATCATGCTTTGTATTCTTGCCGTGTTTGCTCCGGCGTTTATGATGAGTGGCATCCCAGGATCTTTATTTATGCCTTTAGCTATGGCAATAGGATTTTCAATGATTGTATCTTTTATCTTATCACAAACCTTTGTCCCGGTGATGGCCAATTGGATGATGAAGCATGATCCTAAGACGTGTGAACATCATAAATCTGATTGGTTTACCCGCTTCCGTGATCGTTTCACTGTATTTTTATCCTCTCTGATGAAACGCAGAAAGATCATTGTAAGTGTAAGTCTTGTCGCTGTTTTAGGAATAGGTATCGGCCTTTACCAGATAACAGGAAAAGACGTTCTACCTTCTGTTAATTCCAGACAGTTTCAGGTTCGTATAAAAGCAGCAGAAGGAACCAGAATAGAAGTTACTGAAATTAAGGTTAAAAAGTTTTTGGAACATCTTAAACATAAAGTAGGGAAAGACAATATTGCCATTTCTTCCGTATTTATCGGACAGCATCCTTCTACTTTTGCGGTAAGCCCGATATATCTTTATAATGCGGGTCCACATGAAGCTTTAATGCAGGTTGCCTTGAAAGAATTTAAAGGAAACTCTGATGAACTCAAAGATGAATTACGAAAGTATTACAAAGAAAAAATGCCTGATATTCAAATTTCCTTTGAACCTATTGAGCTTACTGAAAAAATTCTAAGTCAGGGAACGAATAATCCTGTAGAAATAAGAATCTCAGGAATGATGAAAAAGATGAACCGGATGTATGCAGAAAAACTTTTAACCAAAATAAAAGAAATTGAATATATGCGGGATCAGCAAATCCCACAATCTATGAACTATCCTGCTTTACAGATCAATATCGACAGGGTAAAAGCGGCTCAGTTAGGATTGGATGCACAGGATATTGCCAAATCACTGGTAACCGCAACAGCATCTACTCGCTATACCAACAAAAATTTCTGGGTAGGAGGAATGATGGGAATTGCGTATGATGTACAGGTGCAGACTCCTCAGAATATTCTTAACAGCAAAGAGGAACTTGCCAATATTCCATTGTCCAAAAACTCTGACAGACCAGTTTTAGGGGATGTGGCTTCCATAACTTCAACAAAAGAATTGGGAGAAAGCTACAACTTGGGGACTATGGGGTATACCACTGTTACGGCCAATATCCACAAAAAAGATCTTGAACAGGCTTCCCAAGATGTACAGAAAGCCATCGAATCTCTTGGTGAGCTTCCAAAGGGAATTAATATTGAAGTTTCCGGAATGGCTCCTGTGTTGAATGAAACTATGAACAGTCTTTCTTCCGGACTTCTTATTGCTGCTGCAGTCATTTTTCTGATGCTTGCGGCTACTTTTCAGTCGTTCCGTGTTTCGTTAGTTATTTTAACAACGGTTCCTTTTGTCATTGTAGGATCACTGACATTACTGAAAATTACAGGCTCTACGCTAAATCTTCAGTCTTATATGGGATTAATTATGTCTGTCGGAGTCTCTATTGCTAATGCTGTGCTATTGATAAGCAATGCTGAAACCATCCGAAAATCGACAGGAAATGCATTGGATGCCGGCATTGAAGCTGCAAAACTTCGTATCCGTCCCATTATTATGACAACTCTGGCTATGGCCGCGGGAATGCTTCCTATGGCAATCGGTTTTGGAGAAGGCGGTGATCAGGTATCTCCGCTAGGTCGTGCCGTGATCGGAGGACTTATTTTTTCAACCTTCTCTGTTTTGATTATTCTTCCTCTTGTTTTTGGATGGATTCAAAAAAATGCCAGCATTATTTCTCCTTCCTTAGATCCTGAGGATGAAGAAAGTATTCATTATTATAATTCCAACCCTTAA
- a CDS encoding TolC family protein — MNLSFRALILWLSCPALSFAQLTSLKDVLLRAEKNYQSIQKKEISIQASNERLKLQKTYYLPEITLMAQQSFGTINAQNGPMYNMGGSGFASTSMPLAEQNWNSGFGSLYLTNINWNVYTFGKLKTKENVETADTEIQKADLKQEIFQHQIKAAAAYFNLLVSQRLESVQLENHKRSEVIYSIAQARANSGLIPEVDASLAKAEMSNAQTAIINANDHVLEYNKKLSDLLAENFTDYQLDHYFSKNTPSLIQETSSIDSHPTTLFIVQKINKSKQQEAYLHTSGLPSLSFFGAFQGRGSGFGWNYVQDNSAYSQSYLKGVGIDRMNYIVGLNLSWNLTDFYRNSSRVNEQKLITKTLDLDYQQLQQELYNQQNLSELKYKNALSKITESKIQLQAATDAFNQQKALYENGLTTIVDFTQALYLLNRAEINYEIAQNNSWQAVVLIAASTGDISMITKAITH, encoded by the coding sequence ATGAATTTATCATTCAGAGCACTCATCTTATGGCTGAGCTGCCCTGCACTGTCCTTTGCTCAGTTGACGAGTCTGAAGGACGTACTTCTCAGGGCCGAAAAAAATTACCAGTCTATTCAAAAGAAAGAGATCAGCATACAGGCTTCAAACGAAAGGCTTAAGCTTCAAAAAACATACTACCTTCCAGAGATAACCTTAATGGCTCAGCAGAGTTTTGGGACTATTAATGCTCAAAATGGACCTATGTACAATATGGGTGGATCCGGTTTTGCTTCCACTTCTATGCCCTTGGCAGAGCAAAACTGGAACTCAGGTTTCGGAAGCTTATATTTAACCAATATCAATTGGAATGTTTACACATTTGGAAAGCTTAAAACCAAAGAAAATGTAGAAACCGCTGATACTGAAATTCAAAAAGCTGATCTGAAACAGGAAATTTTTCAGCATCAGATAAAAGCAGCTGCCGCTTACTTCAATCTCCTGGTCAGCCAGCGGCTTGAGAGTGTACAACTTGAAAACCATAAGCGTTCAGAAGTTATTTATTCTATTGCCCAGGCAAGAGCTAACAGTGGCTTGATCCCTGAAGTAGATGCATCCTTAGCAAAAGCAGAAATGTCAAATGCCCAGACTGCTATCATCAATGCTAACGATCATGTCCTGGAATACAATAAAAAATTATCGGACCTGTTGGCAGAAAATTTCACTGATTATCAACTGGATCATTATTTCAGCAAAAATACGCCATCTTTAATTCAGGAAACCTCATCTATTGACAGTCATCCAACCACTCTTTTTATTGTTCAGAAAATTAATAAAAGTAAACAGCAGGAAGCCTATTTACACACTTCCGGACTGCCTTCTCTTTCGTTTTTCGGGGCCTTTCAGGGACGAGGATCAGGCTTTGGTTGGAATTACGTTCAGGACAATTCCGCCTATTCTCAATCGTATCTAAAAGGAGTTGGAATAGACCGAATGAATTATATTGTCGGGCTGAACCTCAGCTGGAATCTTACGGATTTTTACAGAAACAGTTCCAGAGTTAATGAACAGAAATTAATCACCAAAACGCTGGATCTTGATTACCAGCAATTGCAGCAGGAACTTTATAATCAGCAAAACCTTTCGGAACTGAAATATAAAAATGCTTTGTCAAAAATAACCGAGTCCAAAATACAATTACAGGCTGCCACAGATGCTTTCAATCAACAAAAAGCTTTGTATGAAAATGGGTTAACCACGATTGTTGACTTCACTCAAGCATTATACCTGCTGAACCGTGCTGAAATCAATTATGAAATTGCTCAGAACAATTCCTGGCAGGCTGTTGTATTAATCGCTGCTTCTACGGGAGATATATCAATGATTACAAAAGCAATTACCCATTAA
- a CDS encoding efflux RND transporter periplasmic adaptor subunit — MKNILYTAALLSLMIIPASCSKEKAVPQQEAKPIMMASMETVAIKKSNPKVDLKLPGELIPDQETALFAKVQSYVKKINVDIGSYVSAGQVLMVLEAPEIQSQAANAKAKWQSQEAIYASTKSSYDRMYKANETKGAIARDALDQITARKLSDQAQVNAARSAYRELQDINQYLVIRAPFSGIITERNVDLGAYVGPMGGTPLMVIQNTSKLRLSLSVSEANVPYLNVGDTISFRVNAIPEKNFKAIISRKSGSLDLKLRSEKIEADFINHSRMLTPFMIAESMIPLQNKEATFFIPRSAVVESNMGIYIIKKDHGKAKFIPVKKGRVLNDTIEVFGDLSEGDQIIKKANEEITEGSLIK, encoded by the coding sequence ATGAAAAATATATTATATACCGCTGCCCTCTTAAGTCTTATGATTATTCCGGCTTCCTGCAGCAAAGAAAAAGCAGTACCTCAACAAGAAGCTAAGCCCATAATGATGGCTAGCATGGAAACAGTAGCTATTAAAAAAAGTAATCCCAAAGTAGATCTTAAACTGCCCGGAGAACTCATTCCGGATCAGGAAACGGCATTATTTGCCAAAGTACAGAGCTATGTCAAAAAGATCAATGTTGATATTGGCTCTTATGTAAGTGCAGGACAGGTTCTCATGGTTTTGGAAGCTCCGGAAATACAATCCCAGGCGGCTAATGCAAAAGCAAAATGGCAGTCACAGGAAGCCATCTATGCTTCCACAAAATCGAGCTATGACAGAATGTATAAAGCCAATGAAACCAAAGGAGCTATTGCAAGAGATGCTCTGGATCAGATCACTGCCCGTAAACTTTCAGATCAGGCACAGGTAAATGCGGCAAGGTCAGCGTATCGTGAACTTCAGGATATTAATCAATACCTGGTGATCCGTGCTCCTTTTAGTGGGATCATTACGGAAAGAAATGTAGACTTGGGAGCTTATGTAGGACCTATGGGAGGAACTCCACTCATGGTTATTCAGAATACTTCAAAGCTTCGCCTTAGCTTATCGGTCTCTGAAGCCAATGTTCCTTATCTCAATGTGGGTGATACCATCTCATTCCGTGTCAATGCTATTCCTGAGAAAAATTTTAAGGCTATCATATCCAGGAAATCAGGATCATTAGATCTTAAGCTTCGTTCGGAGAAGATAGAAGCCGATTTTATCAATCATTCCAGAATGCTTACACCTTTCATGATTGCAGAGTCTATGATTCCTTTACAGAATAAAGAAGCTACATTTTTTATTCCAAGATCTGCAGTAGTAGAAAGTAATATGGGAATTTATATCATCAAAAAAGACCATGGAAAAGCCAAATTCATTCCGGTAAAAAAAGGAAGAGTCCTGAATGATACTATAGAAGTTTTTGGAGATCTATCAGAAGGAGATCAAATCATTAAAAAAGCAAACGAAGAAATTACAGAAGGAAGTTTAATTAAATAA
- a CDS encoding barstar family protein: MFGFELDQGEHSKIISFIDDVKNIEGTHIIAYKKVKLINVNDVAGFKSAIESSSKTYGNHGYISVLDEQKNIVARTFISNIKIIKSKHNNITFVGHVWQHPKGFQRALDKKINKEITEKNIWKTFKKDELQGWLVCALNSNNIDKPKTNITIQIDGNEFHNLDGFLCTLGEEIHRSGGYFGRNLAALYDCLGGNFGVESVSELIWINHQKSKKLFKSKFKEILEIFEDYNVKISLN; encoded by the coding sequence ATGTTTGGATTTGAATTAGATCAGGGTGAACATTCTAAAATCATTAGCTTTATAGATGATGTAAAAAATATTGAAGGAACTCATATCATTGCTTATAAAAAGGTAAAACTTATCAATGTTAATGATGTGGCTGGCTTTAAATCTGCTATAGAAAGTTCTTCAAAAACTTATGGCAACCATGGTTATATATCTGTATTGGATGAACAAAAAAATATTGTAGCACGTACTTTCATAAGTAATATCAAGATCATCAAATCCAAACATAATAATATCACTTTTGTGGGTCATGTATGGCAGCATCCTAAAGGCTTTCAAAGAGCTTTAGATAAGAAAATCAATAAAGAAATCACTGAAAAAAATATTTGGAAGACTTTCAAAAAAGATGAACTACAAGGATGGCTTGTATGTGCTTTAAACTCCAACAATATTGATAAGCCAAAGACAAATATTACCATTCAGATTGATGGAAATGAATTTCATAATCTGGATGGTTTCCTCTGTACTTTGGGAGAGGAAATTCATAGGTCTGGAGGATATTTCGGTCGTAATTTAGCTGCATTATATGACTGTCTTGGTGGTAATTTTGGTGTAGAATCCGTTTCAGAATTAATTTGGATAAATCATCAAAAAAGTAAAAAACTATTCAAATCTAAATTCAAAGAAATTCTTGAAATTTTTGAAGATTATAATGTAAAGATTTCACTAAATTAA
- a CDS encoding TonB-dependent receptor domain-containing protein has product MKKILLSAIILLPAALFSQTITGKITQTGKAISYVEVIAVKDQKKQTAISDEKGNYSLHLSENGNYTIKLIQDGMEVSNTDIAVNGDVKQDFFIEEKKEKQIEGVTLTARKKLIERKADRLVFNVANSVASQGMDGADALATTPLVKVDENAGVSIAGKSGVAIMINERILNLSSAELVTYLKSLRSENIEKIEVITAPPAKYEAQGNSGLINIVLKKNQNLGWNGSFTTGFQQQTYSGFSNSTTINYQNEKLRSSLKLRQSKYQKHSFENYRITGAEGLKSHDDRIDFGDGLGANLSVDYQLGKKSNIGFIYDYGVGHSNMDIQNTSDYFQNDNYTNTLSTYAEHRGKSTQQTISAYYDVKFGKRDNKLSITGNYFSNLPKTTIDFTTTENSGDQFIVKSPSVVDYKIYSGQTDLTLPYEFAKTEAGIKFTNFDNNSSIFYQNLENGSYVTDVSKSNEFKYNEKNYAAYFSLEKSFNEKWSVKAGLRYEYSVVNGNSLTSGQQSESSYGNFFPTAYVSYKSDENNTFSLNYSKRIDRPGFRAINPYRWYTNINSYFTGNPFLQPSINHNFEFSHVYKGKLSTTLYFQRTLDGFGQLASLSGESRTSTFFNYYNQNSIGATINYSNTFFKRWETNYSADIAYSSMEVFATDALTKKGYSYVFDFQNNISLDKKKNIQLIANYWLRLPSNFGNKYSAFVGNFVAGFKMNLMDKNLQMSVIVSDIFKQARSRGEIYFTTGTHYFNNYYDARRLTVSVTYTFGNKKVKGVRRNVNFDEKDRAN; this is encoded by the coding sequence AGCTATTATTTTGTTACCAGCAGCTCTTTTTTCTCAAACTATTACAGGGAAAATTACACAAACCGGAAAAGCCATTTCCTATGTAGAAGTGATTGCTGTAAAAGATCAGAAAAAGCAGACTGCCATTTCTGATGAAAAAGGAAATTACTCGCTACATCTTTCTGAAAATGGGAATTATACTATAAAACTGATTCAGGATGGAATGGAAGTTTCCAACACAGATATTGCTGTGAATGGAGACGTAAAACAGGACTTTTTCATTGAAGAAAAAAAAGAAAAGCAAATTGAAGGAGTTACTCTTACAGCCAGAAAAAAACTGATTGAAAGAAAAGCTGACCGATTGGTTTTCAATGTTGCCAATTCTGTTGCCTCTCAGGGAATGGATGGAGCAGATGCGTTAGCTACAACGCCATTAGTGAAAGTTGATGAGAATGCCGGAGTTTCTATTGCCGGGAAAAGTGGTGTTGCTATTATGATTAATGAACGAATTCTGAACTTGTCTTCAGCGGAACTTGTGACGTATCTTAAAAGCCTGAGATCAGAAAATATAGAAAAAATTGAAGTGATTACTGCTCCTCCTGCTAAATATGAAGCTCAGGGAAATAGTGGGCTTATTAATATCGTTCTGAAGAAGAATCAGAATCTGGGATGGAACGGAAGTTTTACTACAGGTTTTCAACAACAGACTTATTCAGGCTTTTCAAACAGCACAACGATCAATTATCAGAATGAAAAATTACGTTCCTCTTTGAAATTAAGACAAAGCAAATATCAAAAACATTCTTTTGAAAATTATAGGATAACAGGTGCAGAGGGGCTTAAAAGTCATGATGACAGAATAGACTTTGGGGATGGATTAGGCGCTAATCTAAGTGTTGATTATCAGCTGGGAAAGAAATCAAATATCGGGTTTATCTATGATTATGGAGTTGGGCATTCTAATATGGACATTCAGAATACTTCAGATTATTTTCAGAACGACAATTATACCAATACATTGTCTACTTATGCAGAACATAGAGGAAAATCCACACAGCAGACAATAAGTGCCTATTATGATGTCAAATTTGGAAAACGGGACAATAAACTAAGTATTACGGGAAATTATTTTTCTAATCTACCCAAGACTACTATTGATTTTACTACAACAGAAAATTCCGGAGATCAGTTTATTGTAAAGTCACCATCAGTGGTAGATTATAAAATCTATTCTGGACAAACGGATCTTACTTTACCTTATGAATTTGCTAAAACAGAAGCTGGGATAAAGTTCACCAATTTCGATAATAATTCAAGTATCTTTTACCAAAACCTTGAGAATGGAAGCTATGTAACGGATGTTTCGAAGAGTAATGAATTTAAGTACAATGAGAAAAATTATGCTGCTTACTTCAGTCTTGAAAAATCCTTCAATGAGAAATGGTCTGTAAAAGCAGGGCTTCGTTATGAATATTCTGTAGTGAACGGAAATTCTCTCACTTCCGGACAACAATCGGAAAGTTCCTATGGGAATTTTTTCCCTACCGCTTATGTGAGTTATAAGAGTGATGAGAATAATACATTCAGTCTTAATTATTCCAAAAGGATTGATAGACCTGGGTTTCGTGCCATCAATCCGTATCGCTGGTACACCAATATAAATTCTTATTTTACCGGGAATCCTTTCTTACAGCCGTCTATCAATCATAATTTTGAATTTTCCCATGTCTACAAAGGGAAATTATCCACCACACTTTATTTTCAGAGAACATTGGATGGATTTGGACAGCTGGCCAGCCTGTCCGGGGAAAGCAGAACGAGTACTTTTTTCAATTACTATAACCAAAACAGTATAGGTGCTACAATAAATTATTCCAATACATTCTTTAAACGTTGGGAAACCAATTATTCTGCAGATATTGCTTACAGCAGTATGGAGGTGTTTGCTACAGATGCCTTAACAAAGAAAGGATATAGCTATGTGTTCGATTTTCAGAATAATATATCACTGGATAAGAAAAAAAATATTCAGCTTATTGCCAACTATTGGCTCCGTCTTCCTTCCAATTTTGGAAATAAATATTCTGCTTTTGTAGGAAATTTTGTAGCAGGATTCAAGATGAACCTTATGGATAAAAATCTGCAGATGAGTGTCATTGTTTCCGATATTTTCAAGCAGGCAAGAAGTAGAGGAGAAATCTATTTTACAACTGGAACACATTATTTTAATAATTACTATGATGCCAGAAGGCTCACTGTATCAGTAACCTATACTTTCGGAAATAAAAAGGTAAAAGGAGTACGCCGTAATGTGAATTTTGACGAGAAAGATAGAGCGAATTAA
- a CDS encoding NifU family protein, which yields METNITHEDTVTRVMEALESIRPFLNKDGGDIELIDVKDNQVFVKLLGNCSGCSLNFSTLKLGVENTIKQHAPEIEKVVNVE from the coding sequence ATGGAAACAAACATAACGCACGAAGATACAGTAACAAGAGTAATGGAAGCTCTGGAAAGCATCAGACCGTTTTTGAATAAAGACGGAGGTGATATTGAGCTTATTGACGTGAAGGATAATCAGGTTTTTGTAAAACTTCTGGGTAACTGTTCCGGATGCTCGTTGAATTTTTCAACCTTAAAATTAGGGGTGGAAAATACAATCAAACAACATGCTCCGGAAATTGAAAAAGTAGTAAACGTAGAATAA